The Halalkalibacter krulwichiae genome has a segment encoding these proteins:
- a CDS encoding MmgE/PrpD family protein — MNLSKRLAEHLVTINYEDLPEKAIEASKKCILDTIGVILAANTLGEGCQSFVNITLADGGNEQSTIFGFGQKVPASAAAFANGAMAHSMDFGESHDTAFVHASAPTVPAALAVAEALDHITGKDLITAVTLGNDLVCRLGLSITKNLLEYGWYMPPILGAFGATAAAGKLLHLTEEQMLDAFSLTLCQATCSAEITRNPQTLIRSVRDAFAAKAGVTSALLAKEGVKGFDQPFDGERAFFYSFTRGHFDSNLLMKNLGKQFEGTNVSFKPWPSCRGTHPYIECLLNLLKKYQLDESDVIEMRAVVSEVNQMLICEPLEGKRKPEGAINAKFSLPYVLATTLVHGKVTLEQFTEQSILEPIVLANAQKVKYKVNSNLTLKESLQGYLEIETKDGEVYSEKIERPYGNPLHPMSNEEMIEKFKDCGKYSKKRLTDHALNKVIEQIFHLETIKDVREFTKLL; from the coding sequence ATGAATCTATCAAAAAGGTTGGCGGAACATTTAGTAACGATTAATTATGAAGATCTACCAGAAAAAGCTATTGAAGCATCAAAGAAGTGCATTTTAGATACGATCGGTGTCATTCTTGCTGCTAATACCCTTGGCGAAGGGTGTCAATCTTTTGTAAATATTACGTTAGCAGATGGTGGTAATGAGCAAAGTACGATATTCGGATTTGGCCAGAAGGTACCTGCAAGTGCTGCTGCTTTTGCCAATGGGGCGATGGCGCATTCCATGGATTTTGGAGAGTCACACGATACAGCGTTTGTTCATGCAAGTGCTCCTACAGTGCCTGCCGCTTTAGCAGTAGCAGAAGCACTTGATCATATTACTGGAAAAGATTTAATAACGGCAGTAACACTTGGAAATGATCTAGTTTGTCGACTTGGTCTTTCCATAACAAAAAATTTATTAGAGTACGGCTGGTATATGCCGCCAATCTTAGGGGCATTTGGAGCAACAGCAGCAGCAGGAAAACTATTACATTTGACAGAAGAACAGATGCTTGACGCATTTTCCCTTACACTTTGTCAAGCAACTTGTAGTGCTGAAATTACACGAAATCCACAAACACTCATTCGTTCAGTAAGAGATGCTTTCGCGGCAAAGGCAGGTGTAACCTCAGCCTTACTCGCGAAAGAAGGAGTAAAAGGATTTGATCAACCCTTCGACGGTGAAAGGGCATTCTTTTACTCATTCACTAGAGGACACTTTGATTCTAATTTATTGATGAAGAATCTTGGTAAACAGTTTGAGGGAACCAATGTTAGTTTTAAACCATGGCCGAGTTGTCGAGGAACTCATCCATATATTGAATGTTTACTGAACTTATTAAAAAAATATCAACTAGATGAGAGTGACGTTATCGAAATGAGAGCGGTTGTTAGTGAGGTTAATCAAATGCTTATCTGTGAACCGCTAGAAGGGAAACGTAAACCAGAGGGGGCAATCAATGCCAAGTTTAGTCTTCCTTATGTGCTAGCAACAACCTTAGTTCACGGAAAAGTTACACTTGAACAATTCACCGAACAATCGATTTTGGAACCTATAGTGCTAGCGAATGCACAAAAAGTGAAGTATAAAGTTAACTCGAACCTTACATTGAAAGAGTCATTACAAGGATATTTAGAAATCGAAACAAAAGATGGTGAGGTATATTCAGAAAAAATTGAGAGGCCTTATGGAAACCCGCTTCATCCAATGAGTAATGAAGAAATGATTGAAAAATTTAAGGACTGTGGCAAATATTCAAAAAAGAGATTAACAGATCATGCGCTAAATAAAGTAATTGAACAAATTTTTCATTTAGAAACTATAAAGGATGTTAGGGAGTTTACAAAATTACTATAG
- a CDS encoding ABC transporter substrate-binding protein, protein MKVRWKFQYINVTGVIVLFLLAITLAGCNSSNDVTTAEENVSSQEKNGEKSSEDKYGGTLKVVFGDPVVNIGLPPLIRGRGDIVIAMSIYENLARYNENGEVEPWLAEGWEADPSSNKIEVELKQGIQFHDGTPFNAEAVKWNLELYRDNGRVEAAAIDTIDVVDDYNLTINLSRWDNTIFDNLFGFAQMASPTAYEQNGEEWLKDNPVGTGAFVLKEWVKDEKVTVERNENYWVEGLPYLDGVEFHTITESSTAEAAMVAGEFDLYLFSSPQVTSNLEKDFVIEALENGMGAIGNSMAPDSEDPNSPLANSDVRKAIGYAIDKEAIVEAVYFGYAEVAHQWSVQKAANYNPDVEGTPYNPEKAKELLKKAGFGDGFDLTITFVNNPDLTQLYTAIQAYLAEVGINVDLNGVQSQEWQEMTGSEGEWDGLINSVFRISNDVTFDFNRSLASTSSHYRSTKLSEEAEELLSQAQTISTSEELLELSHELQKQVFDEEQTSIPLVVGNMLLAQNGNVQEHGFLKSQLTHWSPEATWMQQ, encoded by the coding sequence ATGAAGGTGAGATGGAAGTTTCAGTATATAAATGTTACTGGAGTAATTGTACTTTTTTTATTGGCTATTACACTTGCAGGATGTAATTCAAGTAATGACGTGACAACTGCTGAAGAAAATGTATCGTCACAAGAGAAAAATGGTGAAAAGTCTTCAGAAGATAAATATGGTGGAACATTGAAAGTCGTTTTTGGAGACCCGGTCGTCAATATTGGTCTGCCACCACTTATACGAGGAAGAGGTGATATTGTCATAGCAATGTCAATTTATGAGAACCTTGCTCGTTATAATGAAAATGGTGAAGTGGAACCATGGTTAGCTGAAGGTTGGGAGGCAGATCCTAGTTCCAACAAGATTGAAGTCGAGTTAAAACAAGGAATTCAATTCCATGATGGAACACCATTTAATGCAGAAGCTGTTAAGTGGAATTTAGAATTGTATCGCGATAACGGACGTGTCGAGGCGGCTGCTATTGACACAATTGATGTAGTGGATGATTACAATTTGACAATCAATCTATCACGTTGGGATAACACTATTTTTGATAATTTATTTGGTTTTGCGCAAATGGCTTCGCCTACTGCATATGAGCAAAACGGTGAGGAATGGTTGAAAGATAATCCAGTTGGTACAGGTGCATTTGTATTGAAAGAATGGGTAAAAGATGAAAAAGTGACTGTTGAACGAAATGAGAACTATTGGGTAGAGGGCTTGCCGTATCTAGATGGTGTAGAGTTCCACACGATCACTGAGTCTTCTACTGCTGAAGCAGCAATGGTTGCGGGAGAATTTGATCTTTATTTGTTTTCGTCACCTCAAGTTACAAGTAATTTAGAAAAAGATTTTGTTATTGAAGCTCTTGAAAATGGCATGGGAGCTATTGGTAATAGTATGGCTCCTGATAGTGAGGACCCTAACTCTCCATTAGCAAATAGCGATGTACGAAAGGCGATTGGTTATGCCATAGATAAAGAAGCAATTGTAGAGGCTGTGTATTTTGGATATGCAGAAGTGGCTCATCAATGGTCTGTTCAAAAAGCAGCAAATTATAACCCTGATGTCGAGGGTACTCCATATAATCCAGAGAAAGCAAAGGAATTACTAAAGAAAGCTGGTTTTGGTGACGGTTTTGATTTGACGATTACATTTGTTAATAATCCAGATCTCACCCAATTGTATACAGCCATTCAGGCTTACCTTGCTGAAGTTGGGATTAATGTAGACTTAAATGGAGTTCAGTCACAAGAATGGCAGGAGATGACAGGTAGTGAAGGTGAGTGGGACGGCTTAATTAATAGTGTTTTTAGAATTAGTAATGACGTTACATTTGATTTCAATAGAAGCTTGGCAAGCACAAGCTCTCATTATCGCTCTACCAAATTAAGCGAAGAAGCAGAAGAATTATTAAGTCAGGCTCAAACCATTTCTACTTCAGAAGAATTACTAGAACTATCTCATGAGCTACAAAAACAAGTCTTTGATGAAGAACAGACAAGTATTCCTTTAGTGGTTGGCAATATGTTGCTAGCTCAAAATGGAAATGTTCAAGAACATGGATTTTTGAAAAGCCAGTTAACTCATTGGAGCCCAGAAGCTACCTGGATGCAACAGTAG
- a CDS encoding ABC transporter permease: MIINRLPPTLHIGIFAFIISVIVGVPMGIMAAVKRGGWIDGFITTTANFAMAIPNFWLGILGIYLFSLTLGWLPVQGYVSPTEDFWASTKYVLMPSLVLGLSSMAILARQARSSMLEIIRQDYIRTARSKGIKQKIIIFKHALRNAIIPVVTLAGLMLPNIVGGSVIIEQVFNINGLGRLLLQAVFNQDIVVVQGCLILITVTVALANLLVDISYNYIDPRIRYK, from the coding sequence ATGATAATAAATCGATTGCCACCCACTCTTCATATTGGCATATTTGCATTCATCATTAGTGTTATTGTTGGTGTTCCGATGGGAATTATGGCAGCAGTGAAACGCGGAGGATGGATCGATGGTTTTATTACAACTACTGCAAACTTTGCGATGGCAATTCCAAACTTTTGGTTAGGTATTTTAGGAATTTATCTCTTTAGTTTGACATTAGGGTGGCTCCCGGTACAAGGTTATGTTTCTCCAACCGAAGATTTTTGGGCTAGTACCAAGTATGTATTAATGCCATCTTTAGTACTCGGTTTATCATCTATGGCTATCCTAGCTCGACAAGCAAGATCATCGATGTTAGAAATCATTCGTCAAGACTATATTCGTACAGCTCGTTCGAAAGGGATTAAACAAAAGATAATCATTTTTAAACATGCTCTGAGAAACGCCATTATCCCAGTTGTGACACTTGCAGGGTTAATGTTGCCTAATATTGTTGGCGGCTCAGTCATCATCGAACAAGTATTTAATATTAATGGTCTTGGACGACTGTTGTTACAAGCAGTTTTTAATCAAGATATTGTTGTAGTCCAAGGGTGTTTGATTTTGATAACTGTTACAGTTGCACTGGCTAACTTGTTGGTTGATATTTCTTACAACTATATAGATCCACGAATACGTTATAAATAA
- a CDS encoding ABC transporter permease, translated as MTTETARTMPIDEAPPKTNELRRFLKVFLGRKIVMFFGFILVAMVFVAIFADFIAPYDPYNQDLRNALQQPSAAHWLGTDNLGRDVLSRVIYGTRVSLLVGMVSVTIAVVAGVLLGIISGYFGGLIDTVISRIIDALLAFPGIILALSIGAVLGAGMWTVIVALAIALTPTFARLMRGQVLTVKEADYIKASEVIGASNFRIMLKHVLPNCLSPIIVLVTLNLGVAILAEASLSFLGIGITPPQAAWGAMVSEGQRYLVNNPILSFAPGGCVLLVVLAFNIVGDALRDALDPRLRGSI; from the coding sequence ATGACAACTGAAACAGCTCGTACAATGCCAATCGATGAGGCTCCACCGAAAACAAATGAATTACGCAGATTTCTAAAAGTGTTTCTTGGGCGTAAAATTGTGATGTTTTTCGGTTTTATATTAGTAGCTATGGTATTTGTCGCAATATTCGCTGATTTTATAGCGCCTTATGATCCTTATAATCAAGATCTAAGAAATGCACTGCAGCAACCTTCAGCGGCGCACTGGTTAGGAACGGACAATTTAGGTCGAGATGTACTAAGCCGAGTCATTTACGGTACGAGAGTATCACTGCTTGTTGGCATGGTATCTGTAACCATTGCTGTAGTAGCAGGTGTATTGCTAGGAATAATTTCGGGCTATTTTGGTGGACTCATAGATACGGTTATTTCTAGAATAATTGACGCTTTACTTGCTTTTCCAGGCATTATTCTTGCTTTATCTATTGGAGCAGTCCTTGGTGCTGGAATGTGGACTGTTATAGTAGCTTTAGCGATTGCTTTAACACCTACTTTTGCAAGGCTTATGCGCGGTCAAGTATTGACAGTGAAAGAAGCAGACTATATCAAGGCATCTGAAGTAATTGGGGCATCTAATTTCCGTATTATGTTGAAGCATGTACTTCCGAATTGTCTTTCGCCAATCATAGTCTTAGTTACATTAAATTTAGGGGTAGCTATTTTAGCTGAAGCATCTTTAAGCTTTTTAGGAATTGGTATTACACCGCCTCAGGCAGCGTGGGGAGCGATGGTTAGTGAGGGTCAACGTTATCTAGTGAACAATCCAATTCTATCATTCGCACCAGGTGGCTGTGTACTTCTCGTTGTGCTGGCATTCAATATTGTAGGTGATGCGTTGAGGGATGCTTTGGACCCTCGCTTGAGAGGTTCGATCTAA
- a CDS encoding ABC transporter ATP-binding protein: MKHLLEVKQLKTEFNVDGNRIQAVDGVSYYIEEGEIVCFVGESGCGKSITQMSGLQLIPTPPGKIVGGEVLYKGVDLLKLKPESEEIRKIRGGEIGFIFQEPMTSLNPVLTIGEQIIESIMLHLKVSRTEAREKAIEVIKKVGIPDAQTRIDDYPHQFSGGMRQRIMIAMVLSVNPKVLIADEATTALDVTTQAQILEMLRDIVKSMNMSLILVTHNLGVVARYAERIYVMYAGTIVESGTAKEVLKNPSHPYTVGLINAVPRLDDPKEKRLVPVEGLPPNLINKKDHCQFLPRCIFRTEDCYNLPAPH, translated from the coding sequence ATGAAGCATCTCTTAGAAGTCAAACAACTAAAAACAGAATTTAATGTTGACGGAAACCGAATACAAGCTGTTGATGGTGTGAGCTATTATATTGAAGAAGGTGAAATAGTTTGCTTTGTTGGTGAAAGTGGTTGTGGTAAGTCAATTACGCAAATGTCTGGTCTGCAATTGATTCCTACACCTCCAGGTAAGATTGTTGGGGGAGAAGTTTTGTATAAAGGAGTTGACTTGCTCAAGCTTAAACCGGAAAGTGAAGAAATACGGAAAATCCGTGGTGGAGAAATTGGATTTATTTTCCAGGAGCCGATGACTTCACTTAATCCAGTGTTAACGATCGGTGAACAAATTATAGAGTCAATCATGCTTCATCTTAAAGTAAGTCGAACAGAAGCTCGTGAAAAAGCGATCGAAGTGATTAAGAAGGTAGGAATTCCAGATGCCCAGACACGTATTGATGATTATCCGCATCAATTTAGTGGTGGGATGAGACAACGGATTATGATCGCAATGGTATTATCCGTCAATCCTAAAGTATTAATTGCAGATGAAGCGACAACTGCACTTGATGTTACAACTCAAGCACAAATCTTGGAAATGCTTCGTGATATTGTTAAAAGTATGAATATGTCCTTAATTCTTGTAACTCATAATCTAGGTGTAGTTGCTAGGTACGCTGAGAGGATTTATGTGATGTATGCAGGAACGATTGTCGAATCAGGAACAGCTAAAGAAGTGTTGAAAAATCCAAGTCATCCTTATACAGTAGGGTTAATTAATGCCGTGCCAAGACTTGATGATCCAAAAGAAAAGAGGTTAGTCCCGGTTGAAGGACTGCCGCCAAATTTAATTAATAAAAAAGACCACTGCCAGTTCTTACCAAGATGTATCTTCCGAACAGAAGATTGTTACAATTTGCCAGCCCCCCATTAA
- a CDS encoding ABC transporter ATP-binding protein yields MLQFASPPLKQVENEHRAACYVDLASVKHIDSQQVAKETASATQVIEKREGKSNGDDKLLEVNNLKMYFPVRKGMLKRKVADVKAVDNVSFYLKKGETLGLVGESGCGKSTIARSVLRLYDPTSGEIKFNGKDIANLTKNKLRPTRKEISMIFQDPFSSLDPRQTAESVVGEPLIVHGLVKNKKEYTNRVEELFRMVGLDPSLKNRVPHEFSGGQRQRVGIARALASNPSLIVCDEAISALDVSIQAQIINLLEDLKVKLDLSYLFIAHDLSVVRHISDRVAVMYLGRIVETADWKTLYDNPKHPYTKALLEAVPIPDPDVEEGRELITIKGEIPSPQNRPTGCSFHNRCPLATEECRESDPELQEVEAGHGVACIKV; encoded by the coding sequence TTGTTACAATTTGCCAGCCCCCCATTAAAACAGGTGGAAAATGAGCATAGAGCGGCTTGTTATGTTGATTTGGCCTCGGTTAAACACATTGATTCACAGCAAGTCGCAAAAGAAACTGCTTCTGCAACTCAAGTTATAGAAAAACGAGAGGGTAAGTCAAATGGGGATGACAAGTTATTAGAAGTAAACAATTTAAAAATGTACTTTCCTGTTAGGAAAGGAATGCTTAAACGAAAGGTTGCAGATGTTAAGGCTGTTGATAACGTTAGTTTCTATTTGAAAAAAGGAGAAACATTAGGATTAGTAGGGGAAAGTGGTTGTGGGAAATCTACCATTGCCAGATCTGTTTTACGTCTTTATGATCCTACTTCAGGAGAAATAAAATTTAATGGAAAAGACATAGCCAACCTTACGAAAAATAAATTACGTCCAACAAGAAAAGAGATTTCAATGATTTTCCAAGATCCTTTTAGTTCATTGGACCCGAGACAAACAGCAGAATCAGTGGTCGGTGAGCCGTTAATTGTACATGGGCTTGTAAAAAATAAAAAAGAATATACGAATAGAGTGGAAGAGCTATTCCGTATGGTTGGACTGGATCCAAGTCTAAAAAATCGTGTGCCACATGAGTTTAGTGGAGGGCAACGGCAAAGGGTTGGAATTGCCCGTGCACTAGCAAGCAATCCTTCTTTAATTGTTTGTGATGAGGCGATTTCAGCACTTGATGTTTCCATCCAAGCACAAATTATCAATTTACTAGAGGACCTTAAAGTCAAACTAGATCTAAGCTATTTATTTATTGCTCATGATTTGTCTGTTGTTCGTCATATTAGTGATCGAGTAGCTGTTATGTATTTAGGTAGAATTGTTGAAACAGCTGATTGGAAAACGCTTTATGATAATCCGAAACATCCATATACTAAAGCTCTTTTAGAAGCAGTGCCTATTCCAGACCCTGACGTAGAGGAAGGGAGGGAACTCATTACGATAAAAGGTGAGATTCCAAGTCCCCAAAATAGGCCAACAGGATGCAGCTTTCATAATCGATGCCCGCTCGCAACGGAAGAATGTAGAGAAAGTGATCCTGAATTGCAAGAAGTTGAAGCGGGCCACGGAGTTGCCTGTATAAAAGTGTAA
- a CDS encoding alpha/beta hydrolase produces the protein MAKPKEIMIYGMTRSEYVAQLRDSLPKSQTIDKEHITRKWLNIPYTNLPNSQLLDIYLPKTGGGPFPVVIYIHGGGFILGSKDGKSSAVALNGLDRGYAVVIINYTLSLDAAFPTQIHEVKAAIRWVKSNAKDYQIDSSRIGLMGASAGAHLAALAGTSSAVGELEDKRLGHPEMDSTVQAVVVDFTPVNFATVNEQLIRLGREIPQGLDAPQYSSALYLGDLMENVPEVVQQTNPETYISPLSPPFFIQHGTEHYILPYDQSVHFAEKLVKSIGVSKVKLSLLEGVGGGDDPNYFTPEHIKREYDFLDRFLK, from the coding sequence ATGGCTAAACCGAAAGAAATTATGATTTATGGAATGACACGATCCGAATACGTAGCTCAACTAAGAGACTCTTTACCAAAATCTCAAACAATAGATAAGGAGCATATTACCAGGAAATGGCTAAATATTCCTTATACCAATCTACCTAACTCTCAATTGCTTGACATTTATCTGCCTAAGACGGGCGGTGGCCCGTTTCCTGTTGTCATTTACATTCATGGTGGGGGCTTTATCCTCGGCAGTAAAGATGGTAAATCGAGCGCTGTCGCACTAAATGGTTTAGATAGAGGATATGCTGTGGTGATAATAAATTACACGCTTAGTTTGGATGCGGCTTTTCCTACTCAAATACATGAAGTAAAGGCGGCGATCCGCTGGGTAAAATCGAATGCAAAAGATTACCAGATAGACTCTTCACGGATTGGGCTTATGGGTGCATCTGCTGGGGCCCATTTGGCTGCGTTAGCAGGCACATCTAGTGCTGTAGGTGAATTAGAAGATAAACGGTTAGGTCATCCAGAAATGGACAGTACGGTGCAGGCTGTAGTCGTGGATTTTACTCCGGTAAACTTCGCAACTGTCAATGAACAGCTCATTCGATTGGGACGTGAAATCCCTCAAGGATTAGATGCCCCGCAATATTCCAGTGCATTATATTTAGGTGACCTGATGGAAAATGTCCCAGAAGTTGTACAGCAAACGAATCCTGAAACGTATATTTCACCTTTGTCGCCACCTTTTTTTATTCAACATGGAACGGAGCATTATATATTGCCATATGATCAATCAGTTCACTTTGCAGAAAAGTTAGTAAAATCCATAGGTGTGAGCAAAGTGAAATTATCTTTATTGGAAGGAGTAGGAGGCGGAGATGATCCCAACTATTTCACCCCTGAACATATTAAGCGAGAATATGACTTTTTGGACCGATTTTTAAAATAG